The following are encoded in a window of Bdellovibrio svalbardensis genomic DNA:
- the fliG gene encoding flagellar motor switch protein FliG yields the protein MKLHRAENIEYENLKGFDKAAILINYLGRDAVKVLLRRMDDADIRKLINQMSKLRVVPVHVTKRVLEEFYEMISETEDYIFSESISAKDTIVDALGEERARGILGGLNITSGGSRSLESLEMVDAKSLATFLVNEHPQTVAVILAHLEPEKKGEVLKRLPEALQAEVVLRMANLEHVDPELIAEIDRVLKNQLSNTATVEQASLGGVQPVAEMLNVMDKNTETAIMSRLEEKDPLLAEEIRKLMFVFDDIVKIDDRGIQTLLKEVPNDKLLLALKTSSEEIRVKVFKNISARAAEMLREDLSNMGPSRLSDVESAQQEIVNAARRLEAEGKILIARGGSEDAMV from the coding sequence ATGAAACTTCATAGAGCCGAGAATATCGAGTATGAGAATCTAAAGGGCTTTGATAAAGCCGCAATCCTTATTAACTATCTGGGCCGCGATGCGGTGAAGGTTCTTTTGCGCCGTATGGATGATGCGGACATTCGCAAGCTGATCAATCAGATGAGCAAGCTGCGTGTCGTTCCAGTTCACGTGACAAAGCGTGTGTTGGAAGAGTTCTATGAAATGATCTCTGAGACTGAAGATTATATCTTCTCTGAAAGTATCTCTGCGAAAGATACCATCGTCGACGCCCTCGGTGAAGAAAGAGCCCGCGGTATCCTTGGGGGTTTGAATATTACTTCCGGTGGTTCGCGTTCTTTGGAATCTTTGGAGATGGTCGATGCGAAATCATTGGCGACCTTCCTGGTGAATGAGCATCCACAAACTGTGGCTGTGATCTTGGCGCATCTTGAGCCCGAGAAAAAAGGTGAGGTTCTTAAACGTCTTCCAGAAGCTCTTCAAGCCGAAGTGGTTCTGCGTATGGCAAACCTTGAACACGTCGATCCAGAGCTTATTGCCGAGATCGATCGTGTGTTGAAAAATCAATTATCAAATACCGCAACAGTCGAGCAGGCAAGTTTGGGCGGCGTTCAACCAGTGGCCGAAATGCTCAACGTTATGGACAAGAACACAGAGACTGCGATCATGTCTCGCCTGGAAGAGAAAGATCCTCTTTTGGCGGAAGAGATTCGCAAACTTATGTTCGTCTTCGACGACATCGTCAAAATCGACGACCGTGGAATTCAAACTCTTCTCAAAGAGGTTCCGAACGACAAACTTCTTCTCGCTCTCAAAACTTCGAGCGAAGAGATCCGCGTCAAGGTCTTCAAGAATATCTCTGCTCGTGCGGCCGAGATGTTGCGCGAAGACTTGTCAAACATGGGACCTTCTCGTTTGTCAGACGTCGAGTCTGCACAACAAGAGATCGTCAATGCGGCTCGTCGCCTAGAGGCGGAAGGCAAAATCCTAATTGCAAGAGGCGGTTCAGAAGATGCCATGGTCTAA
- the fliF gene encoding flagellar basal-body MS-ring/collar protein FliF, which produces MNKIFGGLVVQFREFFKNLGPTKRLSVIAVSVIALVALSTMFFMASGKDYVPLFTNIPTEQVSTIVAKLNEKNIPFQLRDGGKTVAIPKELLASTQMTLMAEIGSPKMGNIGLELFDKQDFGVNSYAQKINYQRALQGELMRAINTLTAVKQSKVILALPAKKTFLEDGGQASASVVVELHQGKELNADQVRGIRYLVANAVEGMDPDKVAVLDERGKVLTRASDGSTGGSNELMDLKAKVERDFEERIEDILSKVVGHAKVVAKVNATLNHRVISSVEEMVDPDKTAIKSQQSEEESLDGARTNPSGVPGSRSNIPGAEDNNGQVGFKQDVKKELKTINYEVPKTVRNIKETAGNLERVSVAVVVDGVAVTTTKPDGTTETKWQPRSAEEVKKYEDLVKNAIGFKAERGDSVKIETIQFQPEDFSEAEKILTTLERKKLIHALFKWALLGFSLALFFFIVVRPFMQWITDSFQDSVEEMLPRTIEELEELQSVDSTLPGMSTALPVLQESIDPEKAESELLKDRIMATMGRDEEKAANAFGMWLVRKDG; this is translated from the coding sequence TTGAACAAGATTTTCGGTGGATTGGTTGTCCAGTTTCGTGAGTTCTTTAAGAATCTCGGTCCAACCAAGAGGCTTTCAGTTATTGCAGTTTCTGTCATTGCCCTTGTGGCCTTGTCCACGATGTTTTTCATGGCGTCGGGTAAGGACTATGTACCTCTTTTTACAAATATCCCGACAGAGCAAGTTTCGACAATCGTAGCGAAGTTGAATGAAAAAAATATTCCATTCCAACTTCGTGATGGTGGCAAGACAGTAGCGATCCCTAAAGAACTTTTGGCTTCGACCCAAATGACTTTGATGGCAGAGATTGGCTCGCCAAAAATGGGAAATATCGGTCTTGAGCTTTTCGATAAGCAGGATTTCGGTGTAAATTCTTACGCTCAAAAGATCAATTATCAAAGAGCCCTTCAAGGTGAGTTGATGAGAGCGATCAACACTTTGACAGCGGTTAAGCAATCAAAAGTGATCTTGGCTCTTCCAGCAAAAAAGACTTTCCTTGAGGATGGTGGACAGGCGTCTGCTTCGGTGGTTGTTGAGCTGCACCAGGGCAAAGAGCTGAACGCGGACCAAGTTCGTGGTATTCGCTATTTGGTGGCGAATGCTGTTGAAGGCATGGATCCGGATAAAGTTGCCGTACTTGATGAACGCGGAAAAGTTTTGACTCGTGCTTCAGACGGTTCAACGGGTGGTTCGAATGAACTCATGGATCTGAAAGCTAAAGTAGAGCGCGACTTTGAAGAGCGTATTGAAGACATTCTTTCTAAAGTTGTAGGTCACGCCAAAGTTGTCGCAAAAGTAAATGCCACTTTAAATCATCGAGTCATTTCTTCAGTGGAAGAAATGGTGGACCCGGATAAAACCGCGATCAAATCGCAACAATCTGAAGAAGAGTCTTTGGATGGAGCCAGAACAAATCCTTCCGGTGTCCCAGGGTCTCGTTCCAATATTCCAGGGGCTGAAGATAACAACGGCCAAGTTGGATTTAAACAAGATGTTAAAAAAGAGTTGAAAACGATCAACTACGAAGTTCCTAAGACCGTTCGTAATATCAAAGAGACCGCTGGTAATTTGGAGCGCGTGAGCGTTGCCGTTGTGGTTGACGGCGTTGCTGTAACGACAACGAAGCCAGATGGTACAACGGAAACGAAATGGCAGCCTCGTTCTGCTGAAGAAGTTAAGAAGTACGAAGACCTCGTAAAGAATGCTATTGGGTTTAAAGCTGAACGTGGTGACAGCGTAAAAATTGAAACGATTCAGTTCCAACCGGAAGACTTCTCTGAAGCAGAAAAAATCCTGACGACACTAGAGCGTAAAAAGTTGATCCACGCTTTGTTCAAGTGGGCTTTGTTGGGCTTCTCTTTGGCATTGTTCTTCTTCATCGTCGTCCGTCCATTTATGCAATGGATTACCGATAGTTTCCAGGACTCTGTGGAGGAAATGTTGCCTCGTACAATTGAAGAACTAGAAGAATTGCAATCCGTTGATAGTACGCTTCCTGGTATGTCCACAGCTCTTCCTGTTTTGCAGGAATCTATTGATCCAGAAAAAGCGGAAAGTGAATTGCTCAAAGATCGCATCATGGCCACGATGGGCCGCGATGAAGAGAAAGCTGCAAATGCCTTTGGTATGTGGCTGGTTAGGAAGGATGGCTAA
- a CDS encoding FliH/SctL family protein, protein MPWSNSGSNSGSGSGVGSSNTRNGSQIRKAKSVLSKELADESVLDFVPMRFDLGTPNQAMQYINEKQRGSDFRMNDAVRVQTGVDQVEKVNEEEKVEAAALEKLKEIQEQAYQQAYELGLEEGRKEAFEKVSAEIAERMGSLDQLLLGVKELKTEMASFNESHLMKLVFQMAARIAKTQLEGNNEAMVQILRDAVGLAQDEEEITVHVSQSQFEFLEELKKETSREFEFTKKIRFEPHADVNDGGCIVETNYGEVDARVEQRVQQLWTTLSENMPKVKPRIAV, encoded by the coding sequence ATGCCATGGTCTAATAGCGGCTCTAACAGCGGATCAGGTAGTGGTGTTGGCAGCAGCAACACTAGAAATGGTTCTCAAATCCGTAAGGCAAAGTCGGTTCTATCCAAAGAATTGGCTGATGAGTCGGTTTTGGATTTTGTACCAATGCGCTTTGATTTGGGTACGCCGAATCAAGCCATGCAGTACATTAATGAAAAACAACGCGGTTCTGATTTCCGCATGAACGATGCCGTTCGTGTTCAGACTGGCGTTGACCAAGTTGAAAAAGTAAATGAAGAAGAAAAAGTTGAGGCAGCAGCCCTTGAAAAGCTTAAAGAGATTCAAGAGCAAGCTTATCAACAGGCTTATGAGCTAGGCCTTGAAGAGGGTCGCAAAGAGGCCTTCGAAAAGGTGTCCGCTGAAATTGCGGAACGCATGGGTTCATTGGATCAGCTTCTTCTGGGCGTGAAAGAATTGAAGACAGAGATGGCTTCTTTCAATGAATCGCATTTGATGAAGTTGGTATTCCAGATGGCAGCGCGCATTGCGAAAACCCAGTTGGAAGGCAATAACGAAGCGATGGTGCAGATCCTTCGCGATGCGGTCGGCTTGGCTCAGGATGAAGAAGAGATCACGGTCCATGTTTCTCAGTCTCAATTCGAATTCCTTGAGGAATTGAAAAAAGAAACCAGTCGCGAATTTGAATTTACCAAAAAGATCCGTTTTGAACCCCATGCCGACGTCAATGATGGCGGCTGCATCGTAGAGACGAATTATGGGGAAGTCGATGCCCGTGTTGAACAACGGGTGCAACAACTTTGGACAACTCTTTCTGAAAATATGCCTAAGGTAAAACCTAGGATTGCAGTCTAA
- the fliE gene encoding flagellar hook-basal body complex protein FliE — MEGFTVSNANRFLDTGNIRDSKSLSVEGPSSISSTSDTGKSFADTLKDAVSSVNELQKSSDTFAQNVATGKTDDVAGAMIAAERADIALRVMVQVRNKIIDAYSEVMKMQV; from the coding sequence ATGGAAGGTTTTACGGTATCAAATGCCAATAGATTTCTCGACACTGGAAACATCCGTGATTCCAAGTCTTTGTCTGTCGAGGGACCTTCATCGATTAGTTCTACATCAGATACTGGTAAGAGCTTCGCCGACACTTTGAAAGATGCTGTTAGTTCTGTGAATGAGTTGCAAAAGTCTTCTGACACTTTTGCTCAGAACGTTGCCACAGGAAAAACAGATGACGTCGCTGGTGCGATGATCGCCGCTGAAAGAGCGGACATCGCGCTGAGAGTGATGGTTCAAGTACGTAACAAGATCATTGATGCGTATTCTGAAGTTATGAAAATGCAAGTGTGA
- the flgB gene encoding flagellar basal body rod protein FlgB, whose product MSGDLFDKTTNALATSMRMRQLRHNVTSSNIANAETPGYHAKKMDFEEALGRALDMDGANGLSTSSKEHFAVGGVSVAKTRPDIYENPEGAVNNDGNTVDLEKEMSALSENAIMYKTALQLINKKMAALKYAAGDGR is encoded by the coding sequence ATGAGTGGTGATCTTTTCGATAAAACCACAAATGCCTTAGCGACTTCCATGCGCATGAGGCAGCTTCGTCACAATGTGACGTCTTCGAACATCGCGAACGCAGAGACTCCGGGATACCATGCGAAAAAAATGGATTTCGAAGAGGCTTTGGGGCGCGCTCTGGACATGGATGGCGCAAACGGTCTGAGCACTAGCAGCAAAGAGCACTTTGCAGTGGGTGGTGTATCCGTTGCCAAGACCCGTCCCGATATTTACGAGAACCCTGAAGGGGCCGTGAATAATGACGGTAATACCGTAGACCTTGAGAAAGAAATGTCGGCTTTGTCAGAGAATGCGATCATGTACAAAACGGCACTTCAATTGATCAATAAAAAAATGGCGGCACTTAAATACGCAGCGGGCGACGGTCGGTAG
- the flgC gene encoding flagellar basal body rod protein FlgC, translated as MADFLTGMRISSSGMAAQRMRMNTIASNIANINTTQTPEGGPYRRKDVVFEAMPDAKNFGEIITGSDPHGNMQRVQVSDVISDRKAPLLKYEPDHPDANPDGYVAYPNINLMEEMTNMIQSSRSYEANVSALQASKDMAMSALEIGR; from the coding sequence ATGGCTGACTTTTTAACTGGTATGAGAATTAGCAGTAGTGGTATGGCAGCGCAAAGAATGCGCATGAATACCATTGCCAGCAATATTGCGAACATTAATACCACCCAGACTCCGGAGGGTGGCCCCTATCGCAGAAAAGACGTGGTCTTTGAAGCGATGCCTGATGCCAAAAATTTTGGCGAAATCATTACGGGCTCGGACCCTCATGGAAACATGCAGCGGGTCCAGGTCAGCGATGTGATCTCGGATCGCAAGGCGCCATTGTTGAAGTATGAGCCGGATCATCCTGATGCAAATCCAGATGGTTACGTGGCTTATCCTAATATCAACCTCATGGAAGAGATGACCAATATGATACAGTCATCGCGTTCTTACGAGGCAAACGTCTCTGCTTTGCAGGCGTCAAAAGATATGGCCATGAGCGCTTTGGAGATAGGAAGATAG
- a CDS encoding sigma 54-interacting transcriptional regulator, with translation MSYFDFDALHIEDRKMNEAKQLSLQLAPTQASLLIVGDAGVGKTSLARYIYTKSRSPRLYVLECRNPGGFDFSRVDGGTLMIEDLDCASSALQTELMKLAERTDGTKPRFISTSRRDLRAMVKQDQFRQDLFYKVAVVHLELPRLEDRSVDFQNIVNFILEVSQIMHGKSGLRLAADAYSRLNSWNWPGNIRELENVIERSVVLAKNSTIGPEAIQFEAVAEDMSVDFAPGMSLSEVEKRLILQTLELTAQNRTRAAQMLGISIRTLRNKLNEYKESVV, from the coding sequence ATGTCGTACTTTGATTTTGATGCATTACACATCGAAGACAGAAAAATGAACGAGGCGAAACAGTTGAGCCTTCAGTTGGCGCCAACTCAAGCCAGTCTTCTGATTGTTGGTGACGCGGGTGTGGGTAAAACAAGCTTGGCTCGTTATATCTATACAAAAAGCCGTTCTCCGCGTCTTTATGTTTTGGAATGCAGAAACCCCGGTGGTTTTGATTTTTCAAGAGTCGACGGCGGAACGTTGATGATTGAAGACCTGGATTGCGCTTCATCGGCTTTGCAAACTGAGTTGATGAAATTGGCAGAACGTACGGATGGAACAAAACCTCGTTTCATTTCGACATCACGCCGTGATTTGCGTGCAATGGTAAAGCAAGATCAGTTCCGTCAGGATTTGTTCTATAAAGTTGCCGTTGTTCATTTGGAGCTTCCTCGTTTGGAAGATCGTTCAGTGGATTTCCAGAATATTGTGAATTTTATTTTGGAAGTTTCACAAATCATGCACGGTAAGAGTGGCTTGCGCTTGGCCGCCGATGCCTATTCCCGTTTGAATTCATGGAATTGGCCGGGAAATATTCGCGAACTTGAAAATGTGATTGAGCGCTCTGTGGTTCTTGCAAAAAATTCAACGATTGGCCCTGAAGCTATTCAGTTTGAGGCCGTCGCTGAGGATATGTCGGTGGATTTTGCTCCCGGAATGTCCCTTTCTGAGGTTGAGAAGCGTCTCATCTTACAGACCTTGGAACTGACGGCGCAGAATCGCACCCGTGCAGCTCAAATGTTGGGAATTAGTATCAGAACTCTGAGAAACAAACTCAATGAATACAAGGAGAGTGTCGTATGA
- a CDS encoding tetratricopeptide repeat protein codes for MNALRNVLVAGCLIFSLVPALAASVNGAISFQGDTVHLELSGQQNWDYDVKRSESKGKTVVEMTVPALDDSTVQALNNFKSEMVTQVSVDRKGPDGKYLVYFTLSGASIDTFDYLTDQPSRLIVDFYVNPSAKADKKSVAKKEPTTKADSAKSSKALAKNKTDKTRTPATADALAIADQGAAVALNDSAAQRGIFDGGDPNYERFTIKPYDIKEESVIRAKDNYYIPFPMLETPVSYWEKLKNTPTIYEISPKPTDENKQARLLLTLFEKQRYAVYLKTVQWFKEKYPTSQYNEVIDFMTADVHLALSQGAEHAKSYEDAIQKYKEAIAKYPQSPLAERTSLKIGYLALERGDNLAALRLFNEHIANKNFGGKESLSKDLARMGSGLAYMRLNRWEDAVAQYEDIEKNSIHRDLKVEAAYRRGDVWIKAKNYAKATSEYQNALKKYPEGQTFFPNAYYNQAESLFGMQKYPQSLDLYREFVKKFPSSEHAPFAMTRMGELLEILGADKSRVMGAYLETYFRYGENPSAVISRLRLLSTRMKGMKPKETDNAVKEIMSLAKKVDLPNIEQFATVMVADGYTQRGEFDKSISLLSKYYKEHPTSVDIPLMTQRIVTNINNKLEDQVNDGNFIGALKTHNQYSDSWLKNSKRLDTKFNVGRAFEMAGVPIESEKYYKDVLNRVYAIRGTPEAKEISVKERVPTEDELNLRLAAVSTNEQKYNQAYEYLKNVKTPEKLSELEQIERVNIAVRLLERRGDNESAIRYLGELLRTWKGQPELVAEPYLKLAELQIKQGKKDEALQALGMIDKLSKDSDHVSPVVHAKALESMGDIYLAKNSKDQAIDAYQTLLEKYEQTRPLSSIRYKLGQIYFKRGDMQLAAETWNEFKGEKSGFWKNLAQEQLKNSEWRDGYKKYIKRIPAMSEKESK; via the coding sequence GTGAACGCTTTACGTAATGTTCTTGTGGCAGGATGCCTGATCTTTAGTCTAGTTCCAGCATTGGCGGCGTCCGTCAATGGCGCCATTAGTTTTCAAGGTGACACTGTTCATCTTGAGCTTTCGGGGCAACAAAATTGGGACTACGACGTGAAACGCAGTGAAAGCAAAGGCAAGACTGTTGTTGAGATGACGGTTCCTGCGCTTGATGACAGCACAGTTCAAGCTTTGAATAATTTTAAAAGCGAAATGGTGACTCAAGTTTCAGTGGATCGCAAAGGTCCCGATGGCAAGTACTTGGTTTACTTCACATTATCCGGTGCCAGCATTGATACTTTTGATTATTTGACGGATCAGCCATCACGTTTGATCGTCGACTTTTATGTGAATCCTTCAGCAAAAGCGGATAAGAAATCCGTTGCGAAAAAAGAACCAACAACAAAAGCAGATTCAGCAAAGTCATCGAAAGCATTGGCTAAAAATAAAACTGATAAAACCAGAACGCCAGCGACTGCGGATGCTCTTGCCATTGCAGATCAAGGTGCTGCGGTCGCTCTAAATGATTCGGCGGCTCAAAGAGGCATTTTTGATGGTGGCGATCCCAACTACGAACGCTTCACGATCAAGCCTTATGATATTAAGGAAGAGTCAGTCATTCGTGCCAAAGATAACTATTATATCCCATTCCCGATGCTTGAGACCCCGGTGTCTTATTGGGAAAAGCTTAAGAACACTCCGACAATTTATGAAATCTCTCCGAAGCCGACGGACGAGAATAAGCAAGCTCGATTGCTTCTGACTTTATTTGAAAAGCAAAGATATGCGGTATATCTGAAAACAGTTCAGTGGTTTAAAGAAAAATATCCGACGTCGCAATACAACGAAGTCATCGACTTTATGACTGCGGATGTGCACTTGGCTTTGTCACAAGGTGCTGAGCATGCGAAGAGCTATGAAGATGCCATTCAAAAATATAAAGAAGCTATTGCGAAATATCCTCAATCACCTTTGGCTGAGCGCACGTCTTTAAAGATTGGCTATCTGGCTCTAGAACGTGGTGATAATCTTGCCGCTCTTCGTCTGTTCAATGAGCATATTGCGAATAAAAACTTTGGCGGCAAAGAGTCCTTGTCCAAAGACCTTGCGCGCATGGGGTCTGGCCTTGCTTACATGAGACTGAACAGATGGGAAGATGCGGTTGCTCAGTATGAAGATATCGAAAAAAATTCCATTCATCGTGATTTAAAAGTTGAGGCAGCTTACCGCCGTGGTGATGTTTGGATCAAAGCAAAGAACTACGCAAAAGCGACTAGCGAATACCAAAATGCATTGAAGAAATATCCTGAAGGTCAAACCTTCTTCCCGAATGCCTATTACAATCAGGCGGAGTCTTTGTTTGGAATGCAGAAGTATCCGCAAAGTTTGGATTTGTATCGCGAATTTGTAAAAAAATTCCCATCCAGCGAACACGCACCATTTGCGATGACTCGCATGGGTGAATTGCTGGAAATCCTGGGCGCGGATAAGTCTCGCGTGATGGGCGCCTATCTTGAAACTTATTTCCGCTATGGTGAAAATCCAAGTGCGGTGATTTCACGTTTGCGTCTGCTGTCAACCCGTATGAAGGGCATGAAACCAAAAGAGACGGATAATGCAGTAAAAGAAATCATGTCTTTGGCAAAGAAAGTGGATCTTCCAAATATCGAACAATTCGCAACTGTCATGGTGGCGGATGGTTACACCCAACGTGGTGAATTTGATAAATCTATTTCACTGCTTTCAAAATACTACAAAGAGCATCCAACGAGCGTTGATATTCCTTTGATGACTCAAAGGATTGTGACCAATATCAACAACAAGCTGGAAGATCAGGTCAATGATGGAAACTTTATTGGCGCGTTGAAAACGCACAATCAATATTCTGACAGCTGGTTGAAAAACTCAAAACGTCTGGATACAAAATTCAATGTCGGCCGCGCCTTTGAAATGGCCGGAGTCCCGATTGAATCTGAAAAGTATTATAAAGATGTCCTAAATAGAGTTTATGCGATTCGTGGAACTCCGGAAGCAAAAGAGATCAGTGTTAAAGAACGAGTTCCTACAGAAGATGAGTTGAATCTGCGCCTTGCTGCGGTTTCCACGAACGAGCAGAAATACAATCAAGCCTATGAGTACCTTAAGAATGTAAAGACTCCGGAAAAACTTTCTGAGTTGGAACAGATTGAGCGCGTGAATATCGCAGTTCGTCTTTTGGAAAGACGCGGAGATAATGAGTCAGCTATTCGTTATTTGGGCGAGTTGCTTCGCACTTGGAAAGGCCAACCGGAACTTGTCGCGGAACCTTACTTGAAATTGGCGGAACTGCAAATCAAACAAGGCAAAAAAGATGAGGCCCTTCAGGCTTTGGGCATGATTGATAAGCTTTCGAAAGATTCTGACCACGTTTCACCGGTCGTTCATGCGAAAGCACTGGAATCAATGGGTGATATCTACTTGGCAAAGAACTCCAAAGATCAGGCGATTGATGCTTATCAAACGCTTTTGGAAAAATACGAACAGACGCGTCCGTTGTCGTCAATTCGCTATAAGTTGGGTCAAATTTATTTCAAACGCGGCGACATGCAATTGGCTGCCGAAACTTGGAATGAATTTAAAGGGGAGAAAAGTGGTTTCTGGAAGAACTTAGCCCAGGAACAGCTTAAGAACTCTGAATGGCGCGATGGTTATAAGAAATATATTAAACGTATCCCAGCAATGTCTGAAAAAGAAAGTAAGTAG
- a CDS encoding FliI/YscN family ATPase: MSELEINLEKYSDIIDTVHLTRDSGKVTEVNGMLIKGYLPGASVGSIVQIAPAGMEKTFLAEVVGFKDKHVLMMALNDMRGVALGSKIILSRQIATVRAGEELLGRVVDGLGRPLDDKGEVENFREVPLYSEVKNPLARRPIREPIDLGIRAINGALTAGLGQRVAIMAGSGVGKSVLLGMMARNTNADVNVIAMIGERGREVREFIEHDLGPEGMARSVVVCVTSDQSPLLRMRGAYVATAMAEYFCSQGKNVLLMMDSVTRFAMAQREIGLSTGEPPSQKGYTPSVFATLPKLLERAGSFEGEGSITGFYTTLVEGDDMNDPIGDSVRSIVDGHIVLSRALAQRGHFPAIDVMQSASRVMKAVSSPEHVKLAQKLRETLAVYKDAEDLINIGAYKPGSNPKIDKAVKVIDQVNDFLKQRVEDPTNFNSTVRMMQQILINA; the protein is encoded by the coding sequence ATGAGTGAACTTGAAATCAATCTGGAAAAGTATTCTGATATTATTGATACCGTCCATTTGACTCGCGATAGTGGCAAGGTGACGGAAGTGAATGGGATGCTTATCAAGGGTTACCTTCCCGGTGCCAGTGTTGGCAGCATTGTGCAAATCGCTCCCGCGGGGATGGAAAAGACTTTCTTGGCGGAAGTCGTTGGTTTCAAAGACAAGCATGTTCTGATGATGGCTCTCAATGATATGAGAGGCGTCGCTTTAGGCTCTAAAATCATTCTATCTCGTCAAATTGCAACAGTTCGAGCCGGCGAAGAGCTTCTCGGTCGCGTTGTGGATGGTTTGGGTCGCCCGTTGGATGATAAGGGTGAAGTCGAAAATTTCCGTGAAGTTCCTTTGTACAGTGAAGTAAAAAACCCCTTGGCTCGCCGGCCTATTCGCGAACCTATTGATTTAGGGATTCGCGCTATTAATGGAGCATTAACCGCTGGTCTAGGTCAGCGTGTCGCAATTATGGCGGGTTCTGGTGTGGGTAAGTCCGTCCTTTTGGGGATGATGGCCCGAAACACCAATGCTGACGTGAACGTAATTGCCATGATCGGTGAGCGGGGCCGTGAGGTTCGCGAATTCATCGAGCATGATTTGGGCCCGGAAGGCATGGCCCGCTCTGTGGTGGTGTGTGTGACCAGTGATCAAAGTCCCTTACTTAGAATGCGTGGAGCCTATGTCGCAACGGCAATGGCTGAGTACTTCTGTTCGCAAGGTAAGAATGTACTTTTGATGATGGATTCGGTCACTCGTTTTGCCATGGCTCAACGTGAAATCGGTCTCAGTACCGGAGAGCCACCTTCGCAAAAAGGTTACACCCCAAGTGTGTTCGCGACTTTGCCTAAGTTGTTGGAGCGCGCCGGTTCCTTCGAAGGCGAAGGCAGTATCACAGGCTTTTACACCACTCTCGTAGAGGGTGATGATATGAATGATCCTATCGGGGACTCTGTGCGTTCGATCGTGGATGGCCATATCGTGCTCAGTCGTGCTTTGGCCCAACGTGGTCACTTCCCGGCAATTGACGTCATGCAAAGTGCGAGTCGTGTTATGAAGGCCGTCTCTTCCCCTGAGCACGTGAAACTTGCACAAAAACTGCGTGAGACTCTGGCAGTCTATAAAGATGCCGAGGATTTGATTAACATCGGTGCTTATAAGCCGGGTTCAAATCCAAAGATTGATAAAGCTGTAAAAGTCATTGATCAGGTCAACGATTTCCTAAAACAAAGAGTCGAAGACCCGACCAACTTCAATAGTACCGTCA